One part of the Coffea eugenioides isolate CCC68of chromosome 10, Ceug_1.0, whole genome shotgun sequence genome encodes these proteins:
- the LOC113749308 gene encoding uncharacterized protein LOC113749308, whose translation MKNFSEIKRLEDFEGRDSDVVFLFQMIFKEEERGVLNEGTQVVNAIKAQWWMHDKFTAVLSHFLTLIQTMYQRCSSSLEVLFATGNLQDQPVSRLRADYLEVMDFINDAVVNMDAFVAAYKYAAVFFCCPVDMSHGNEELLTTLARLHDSLLPSLQRGFHIILASRDDAIQETSGDMLSDILISLKLLSTRIVKFGWKLLYFCYLSDEAFENSCPFPASMKMFPANVDDPIIRTDILVQTLRDIGQEFSSITEAEKRGTFLQNIEKEHKIMSRVVLLQNTGWMSLDDDQKQFLSGILKHPLETNANDASHTASSGTVGSVKTDEDNAILESKISQIKDLFPDYGPGHIIGAKSSKKISCVCKHDGQGKR comes from the exons ATGAAAAATTTCTCGGAGATAAAAAGATTGGAGGATTTTGAAGGAAGGGATTCTGacgttgtttttctttttcagatgATTTTTAAGGAAGAAGAGCGAGGCGTGTTGAACGAGGGTACACAG GTTGTGAATGCAATAAAAGCTCAGTGGTGGATGCATGATAAGTTTACAGCAGTTTTGTCACATTTTCTGACCCTCATCCAGACAATGTATCAACGTTGTAGCTCATCTTTAGAG GTCCTCTTTGCCACAGGTAACTTACAGGATCAACCAGTTAGTCGGCTTCGTGCAGACTACTTAGAG GTTATGGATTTTATAAATGATGCAGTTGTCAATATGGATGCATTTGTTGCTGCATACAAGTATGCAGCTGTCTTCTTCTGTTGTCCTGTTGATATGAG CCATGGAAATGAGGAGCTGCTCACTACTCTTGCAAGACTACATGATTCACTACTGCCATCATTGCAGAGGGGTTTTCACATTATTTTGGCTTCAAGAGATGACGCAATACAGGAAACATCTGGTGACATGCTTTCAGATATTTTAATCAGTTTGAAGTTGTTGTCAACGAGAATAGTAAAATTTGGTTGGAAACTACTGTATTTCTGTTATTTAAGTGATGAGGCATTTGAAAATAGTTGTCCTTTTCCGGCATCTATGAAGATGTTTCCAGCAAATGTGGATGACCCTATCATAAGGACAGACATTTTGGTACAAACACTAAGAGATATTGGCCAAGAGTTCTCAAGCATAACTGAGGCAGAAAAAAGAGGAACTTTTCTCCAAAATATTGAGAAGGAGCACAAGATCATGAGCAGAGTTGTGTTATTACAAAACACAG GATGGATGTCTTTGGATGATGATCAGAAGCAGTTTCTTTCTGGTATCCTTAAGCATCCACTGGAAACCAATGCAAATGATGCATCGCACACAGCATCTTCAGGAACAGTTGGTAGCGTGAAGACTGATGAAGACAATGCAATTTTGGAGTCAAAAATCAGTCAAATAAAAGATTTGTTCCCAGACTATGGCCCTGGACATATCATTGGAGCAAAGTCTAGTAAGAAAATCAGCTGTGTCTGCAAGCACGATGGGCAAGGGAAAAGGTAA
- the LOC113748982 gene encoding interferon-related developmental regulator 1-like — MLLSRFATLLHQCIGSIKRGSAKEVALAAHAIGLLALTAGPGDKSQEILEDSISPISEALRSRSEVSKMSSLLECLAIITFVGAEEPEQTEKSMQIMWQVAHPKLGPNVKAGRPSPAMITTVVSAWSFLLTTVDGWTLNQKSWQEPIYYFSTLLEKEERSVRIAAGEALALIFEVGSLEKFAGESKGSSDGSNSEADKSRELVHIQGLRGKILNQVRNLSTEAGGKGSAKKDLNSQRNTFRDILEFLEDGYSPETSMKVAGESLSTTSWAQLIQLNFLKHFLGGGFVKHVQENEFLHDVFGFNPKKKFMSAAEHRLSASEKRLYRSPNSGLNKARTQLLNKQRMISQVIQKLLI, encoded by the exons ATGTTGCTTTCCAGGTTTGCTACACTGTTGCATCAGTGCATAGGTTCCATCAAGCGTGGTTCTGCTAAAGAGGTTGCTTTGGCTGCTCACGCTATTG GACTTTTGGCTTTGACTGCTGGACCTGGAGACAAATCGCAAGAAATACTGGAAGACTCAATCTCTCCTATTTCTGAGGCCCTCAGATCTCGAAGTGAAGTATCTAAGATGTCTTCG TTATTGGAGTGTCTGGCAATCATCACTTTTGTTGGTGCTGAAGAGCCAGAGCAAACGGAAAAATCAATGCAAATAATGTGGCAAGTGGCTCATCCAAAACTGGGTCCCAAT GTCAAAGCAGGTAGACCTTCGCCAGCTATGATAACCACAGTAGTGTCTGCTTGGTCATTCCTGCTTACAACTGTGGATGGTTGGACGCTTAACCAAAAAAGTTGGCAAGA GCCAATTTACTACTTTTCTACTTTACTGGAAAAGGAGGAGAGATCTGTGCGCATTGCAGCTGGTGAAGCTCTTGCTTTAATTTTTGAGGTGGGGAGCTTGGAGAAGTTTGCGGGTGAATCTAAGGGATCCAGTGATGGCTCTAACAGTGAAGCAGACAAATCTCGGGAGCTGGTGCATATTCAGGGTCTGAGGGGTAAAATCTTAAACCAAGTGAGGAATCTTTCAACAGAGGCTGGTGGCAAAGGTTCTGCAAAGAAAGATCTCAATAGCCAAAGAAATACATTTCGCGATATCTTGGAATTTCTCGAG GATGGATATAGTCCAGAAACTTCAATGAAGGTTGCTGGAGAGTCTTTGAGCACAACTTCGTGGGCTCAATTGATCCAG TTGAATTTTTTAAAGCATTTTCTTGGGGGAGGATTTGTGAAGCATGTGcag GAAAATGAATTTCTTCATGACGTTTTTGGTTTCAATCCAAAGAAGAAATTCATGTCAGCTGCTGAGCATCGTTTATCTGCCAGTGAAAAG AGGCTATACAGATCACCAAATTCCGGTCTTAATAAGGCAAGGACTCAGTTGCTGAACAAACAGAGGATGATATCCCAGGTAATACAGAAACTTCTTATCTGA